In the genome of Lactobacillus intestinalis, the window CAACATTGCTGGACAAAGGAATTCTTCATCGGTTAAACGTAATTGAAAATGGCTCATATGATCTTTACCATCTTTTACTAGATGGGCATATTAATTTTTCAATGCTAGGTTTAACAAAAGTTAATCCTGAACCAGGAATTCGCCTTAAAATCATTAAGCATTATCCCATGAATATTATCGTCAGCAAAAAACATCCTTTAGCTCACAAAAAAGCGATCTCTTTTAAAGAAATCGCTAACGAAAATTTTATTGGATTAAGCAGCGATTATATTCATACCCGCGCTTTAGACAGAATGCTTAAGCAAAGCAAAATCAGTATTAACACAATTTATCGCAGTCCCGATGTGATGGTGGTTAAAAGTTTAGTAGCTCAAAATTTAGGGATCTCCTATCTTACTACCCTTTCTATTACTAAGCACGATGATGTAGTTTCGATTCCCCTCCTAGATGCAAATCAACCGGAATTTATCCTAGCTGCAGCTACGCGAGAAAATCATATCATGACTGCTAAAGAAGAAGAGTTGTGGGATATCCTTACTAAATAGCCATTTAGCCAACAATAAGCATTAATACAGGTACAACTACGATAAATAATAGTGTACTCAAAACTACAACGTTGGTTGCATAATCAACATCGCCATGAGCTTCATTA includes:
- a CDS encoding LysR family transcriptional regulator; translated protein: MNIQDLRYFHELVNLKSYTKTAEKFGVSQPTITAAVKRLENKLGTTFLIRDQSHKSIIITRVGMQFDEHVQSILNELRIAEEEIKQNESATIPFGLPPIIGRNYFPTLVPTLLDKGILHRLNVIENGSYDLYHLLLDGHINFSMLGLTKVNPEPGIRLKIIKHYPMNIIVSKKHPLAHKKAISFKEIANENFIGLSSDYIHTRALDRMLKQSKISINTIYRSPDVMVVKSLVAQNLGISYLTTLSITKHDDVVSIPLLDANQPEFILAAATRENHIMTAKEEELWDILTK